The Celeribacter marinus genome window below encodes:
- a CDS encoding phage holin family protein has product MTEPGFLDTLNSLFGGAMTTLIGAFTGRLMYHSGEVKLGRRRFFGKELLWEIPVAIGMAIIGEAVASHFDLGQPVRTGLVATLAYLGPRGAEALMTAWLCRKK; this is encoded by the coding sequence ATGACCGAGCCGGGCTTTTTAGACACGTTGAACAGCCTGTTTGGGGGGGCGATGACCACGCTGATCGGCGCCTTTACGGGACGGCTGATGTATCACTCAGGTGAGGTAAAACTTGGCCGGCGGCGGTTTTTTGGCAAGGAGCTGTTGTGGGAAATCCCTGTGGCCATCGGTATGGCGATCATCGGCGAGGCGGTTGCAAGCCACTTTGATCTTGGCCAGCCGGTGCGCACAGGTCTTGTGGCCACGCTTGCCTATCTGGGACCGCGCGGGGCGGAGGCGCTGATGACGGCCTGGCTTTGCCGCAAGAAGTAA
- a CDS encoding DUF7697 family protein, whose translation MRVAGGMSGGAILGWDMGAALHLGAALGLSPVIMAELLPPIEAVMVRKINETMQAGSGGLEGLNA comes from the coding sequence GTGCGCGTTGCCGGTGGGATGAGCGGTGGCGCGATCCTCGGTTGGGACATGGGTGCGGCACTGCACCTTGGCGCGGCCCTCGGGCTTTCTCCCGTCATCATGGCGGAACTGCTGCCGCCCATTGAGGCGGTGATGGTCCGTAAGATCAATGAAACCATGCAGGCCGGATCAGGCGGCCTGGAGGGGCTTAATGCCTGA
- a CDS encoding phage tail tape measure C-terminal domain-containing protein produces the protein MATKQVSVRLSATGGRQVRAELEGVGAAGSRGMGRLSRELDQANARMAGFARRAKIAATAAAAALAGAVVAMTRSTVAAANEIGQLSQVANAAPEVFQRWSAASATVGVEQEKLADILKDVNDRVGDFLQTGGGPMADFFENIAPRVGVTADQFARLSGPEALQLYVDSLEKAGVSQQEMTFYLEAMASDTTRLIPLLQNGGAEMTRLGAQAQALGAVLDTDAIAAMRRSELALVSIGQVFTGVRNRIAVALAPSLEAVANAFVALASSASPISRAFDAVLGNLDRLGVYAGTFATFLAGRWVAAMAAAALSVRGLATTLVVLKGALIRTGIGALIVGAGELVYWFTRLAGGAGGFGEAMRLLKDVAVEVWDRIKMGAAAAGARATAMFYDLKSDAATGMAGAIESVVAFGNATANTFEGALMAVRDIWSRLPAVIGDLVYTAANRMLDGIEAMLNGAIARIDAFTGKIRDALAAVGIETTFGEIGEISLGDIDNPFAGATADAGSAAADAFRRAFEDNPLTAPDLGLDGMAADALAAANIYRGASTDLAAGATAPLSSWAALRDVVAGTGADGAAALDDATASADRLAEAMGQTGEAVAGGGASGSGDGAAEKIVTGWRAVSQALNSYATDALNWGKGLGETLSSAFSGAESAFRSFVETGKLDFKGLVRSILADLAVLAFKNAVLGPIANALGGVFGGGSAAGGAASGAVTAAVSHAGGMVGISGHRRSVPAAVFAGAPRMHSGGTVGPAGSWAGLRPDEVPTILQRGERVLSRAEVARGAGGAIPVAIHLNVDARGAQMGVAEQIAAVMRSAQPEFERIAVAAVGNAMRRGRMA, from the coding sequence ATGGCCACCAAACAAGTCTCCGTCCGCCTCTCCGCGACTGGCGGGCGCCAGGTGCGCGCCGAATTAGAAGGTGTCGGTGCGGCTGGGTCTAGGGGCATGGGGCGATTGTCGCGCGAGCTGGATCAAGCCAATGCCCGCATGGCGGGTTTTGCGCGCCGCGCCAAGATTGCGGCGACGGCTGCTGCGGCTGCCTTGGCAGGCGCTGTTGTTGCGATGACACGCTCGACCGTTGCGGCTGCCAATGAGATCGGCCAGCTTTCTCAGGTGGCCAATGCGGCACCGGAGGTGTTCCAGCGCTGGTCGGCGGCCTCCGCGACGGTAGGGGTCGAGCAGGAAAAGCTCGCTGATATCCTGAAGGACGTGAACGACCGTGTGGGGGACTTCCTGCAGACGGGCGGCGGTCCGATGGCAGACTTTTTTGAGAACATCGCACCCCGCGTGGGCGTCACTGCCGACCAGTTTGCGCGGCTTTCGGGGCCGGAAGCCTTGCAACTCTATGTCGACAGCCTTGAGAAGGCAGGCGTCAGCCAACAGGAGATGACCTTCTATCTTGAGGCCATGGCGTCCGACACCACGCGTCTTATTCCGCTGCTGCAAAATGGCGGGGCGGAGATGACCCGGCTCGGAGCGCAAGCCCAAGCGCTTGGCGCTGTTTTGGATACTGACGCCATCGCAGCCATGCGCCGCTCAGAACTGGCACTCGTCAGCATTGGCCAAGTGTTTACGGGCGTGCGCAACCGGATTGCCGTGGCGCTTGCTCCCTCGCTTGAGGCAGTCGCCAATGCCTTTGTCGCGCTGGCGTCTTCTGCGAGTCCGATCAGCCGGGCCTTCGATGCGGTTCTGGGCAATCTCGACCGGCTGGGAGTTTACGCAGGCACCTTTGCCACTTTCCTGGCAGGACGCTGGGTTGCCGCGATGGCCGCGGCAGCACTCTCTGTCCGCGGTCTGGCCACCACGCTGGTGGTTCTCAAAGGCGCGCTGATCCGCACGGGCATTGGTGCGCTCATCGTGGGCGCAGGCGAGCTGGTGTACTGGTTCACGCGACTAGCGGGCGGCGCAGGCGGCTTTGGCGAGGCGATGCGCCTGCTGAAGGATGTCGCTGTCGAGGTGTGGGACCGGATCAAGATGGGCGCCGCGGCTGCCGGCGCGCGCGCCACGGCGATGTTTTATGATCTGAAATCCGATGCCGCCACTGGCATGGCGGGCGCGATCGAGAGCGTTGTCGCCTTTGGCAATGCCACGGCGAATACGTTTGAGGGGGCGCTCATGGCCGTCCGAGACATCTGGTCCCGCCTGCCAGCTGTGATCGGGGATCTCGTTTACACAGCGGCGAACCGCATGCTCGACGGCATCGAGGCCATGCTCAATGGCGCGATCGCCCGGATTGATGCCTTTACCGGCAAAATCCGCGATGCGCTGGCGGCGGTGGGGATCGAGACGACCTTCGGCGAAATCGGTGAGATTAGTCTTGGCGATATCGACAATCCTTTCGCGGGAGCGACAGCGGATGCAGGCAGTGCTGCTGCGGATGCGTTCCGGCGGGCTTTTGAAGATAACCCGCTCACAGCGCCTGATCTGGGCTTGGACGGTATGGCGGCTGATGCACTGGCCGCGGCCAATATTTATCGTGGTGCGTCTACCGATTTGGCGGCCGGAGCCACGGCCCCGCTGTCCTCCTGGGCGGCACTGCGCGATGTAGTTGCGGGCACTGGCGCGGACGGAGCTGCAGCCCTTGATGACGCGACCGCCTCTGCTGACCGTCTCGCAGAAGCCATGGGCCAGACTGGAGAGGCTGTTGCGGGTGGTGGTGCAAGCGGCAGTGGCGACGGGGCAGCTGAGAAGATCGTGACCGGCTGGCGCGCCGTCTCGCAAGCCCTAAACTCTTATGCCACGGATGCCCTGAACTGGGGCAAAGGTCTTGGCGAAACCCTCTCCAGCGCCTTCTCTGGCGCCGAGAGTGCCTTCCGCAGCTTTGTGGAAACCGGCAAGCTCGACTTCAAGGGGCTGGTGCGCTCGATCCTCGCCGACCTGGCTGTGTTGGCGTTTAAGAATGCGGTTCTGGGACCCATAGCCAATGCACTCGGGGGTGTCTTTGGGGGTGGCTCTGCCGCAGGTGGCGCCGCATCCGGAGCGGTCACGGCTGCGGTCTCGCATGCGGGCGGCATGGTTGGGATCTCCGGCCATAGGCGGTCTGTGCCCGCAGCCGTCTTTGCGGGTGCGCCGCGGATGCATTCAGGCGGCACCGTGGGGCCGGCTGGCTCTTGGGCCGGGCTACGCCCCGATGAGGTGCCCACTATTTTGCAGCGCGGTGAACGGGTGTTGTCGCGGGCCGAGGTTGCCCGCGGCGCAGGGGGCGCCATTCCTGTGGCCATACATCTCAATGTCGACGCGCGCGGCGCGCAGATGGGCGTGGCCGAGCAGATCGCTGCAGTGATGCGCAGCGCCCAACCCGAGTTTGAGCGCATTGCGGTGGCCGCTGTTGGCAATGCCATGCGCCGGGGGCGGATGGCATGA
- a CDS encoding HigA family addiction module antitoxin: protein MSLITNPSHPGEVLAELYLTPLDMSAITLAAKLGVPRTRIERLVKGQTAVTVDTAMRLARFFSTTPEYWMNLQRAWDLARARETIDVSGIKPLQAA, encoded by the coding sequence ATGAGCCTCATTACCAATCCATCCCACCCAGGCGAAGTACTAGCCGAGCTGTACCTGACCCCACTCGATATGAGCGCAATCACGCTTGCCGCAAAACTTGGCGTGCCGCGCACCCGCATTGAGCGCCTTGTCAAAGGCCAGACCGCCGTCACGGTTGATACAGCTATGCGCTTGGCGCGCTTTTTTTCGACAACGCCGGAGTATTGGATGAACCTTCAGCGCGCCTGGGATCTGGCGCGGGCCCGCGAGACCATTGATGTCTCAGGCATTAAGCCCCTCCAGGCCGCCTGA
- a CDS encoding type II toxin-antitoxin system Phd/YefM family antitoxin gives MQRVEANVAVSVSDLKKNPSQVMAQAAGQSVAVLNHNRVMAYMVPAARYEAMMEHLDDLELADLIKQRVDETPVRVSLDEL, from the coding sequence ATGCAGCGTGTTGAAGCCAATGTCGCCGTCAGCGTGTCCGATCTTAAAAAGAACCCCTCGCAGGTTATGGCGCAGGCGGCAGGCCAATCTGTTGCCGTGCTGAACCACAACCGCGTCATGGCCTACATGGTGCCTGCCGCCCGCTACGAGGCCATGATGGAGCATCTTGACGATTTGGAGCTGGCCGATCTGATCAAGCAGCGTGTGGACGAGACACCGGTGCGGGTCAGCTTGGATGAGCTATGA
- a CDS encoding type II toxin-antitoxin system RelE/ParE family toxin encodes MIQIGMIISTRGKLVAGAVQDRFGKGFPANIVKRTRAMLSALDAAVVLEDLRFPPGNHLEALSGDLAGHHSVRINGQWRICFIWTDQGPAEVEIVDYH; translated from the coding sequence ATGATACAAATTGGTATGATCATAAGTACACGTGGAAAGCTTGTCGCAGGAGCGGTTCAGGACCGCTTTGGCAAAGGCTTTCCAGCCAATATTGTGAAGCGCACGCGCGCCATGCTTTCGGCACTCGATGCCGCGGTCGTGCTTGAAGATTTAAGGTTTCCGCCGGGCAATCATCTTGAAGCCCTGAGCGGGGACCTGGCAGGACACCATTCGGTGCGTATCAACGGACAATGGCGCATCTGTTTTATTTGGACTGATCAAGGACCTGCAGAGGTCGAGATCGTGGACTATCACTAG
- a CDS encoding type II toxin-antitoxin system RelE family toxin encodes MSYDLQFLPSALKEWHKLGATLQSQFKKKLKERLAQPHVVADGLHGMPSHYKIKLRSAGYRLVYRIEDTTVTVTVVAVGKRERGAVYKAAQKRVDP; translated from the coding sequence ATGAGCTATGATCTGCAATTTTTGCCGTCAGCCCTAAAGGAATGGCATAAACTCGGTGCAACGCTGCAATCGCAATTCAAAAAGAAGCTCAAAGAGCGACTTGCGCAGCCCCATGTTGTGGCCGACGGCCTGCACGGCATGCCAAGCCACTACAAAATCAAACTTCGCAGCGCAGGTTACCGCCTTGTCTACCGCATTGAAGATACCACTGTCACAGTAACGGTGGTGGCTGTGGGCAAGCGCGAGCGTGGTGCTGTTTATAAGGCCGCGCAAAAACGCGTTGATCCTTAG
- a CDS encoding addiction module antidote protein — protein MTLKTTAWDPVDRLDNLDAQDAYLEAAFEDGDPDVIVAAIGDIARARGMSEIAAKANVSREVMYKSFRTGGNPTLNTLSHVAKSLGYKLAVLPDRD, from the coding sequence ATGACACTTAAAACCACGGCTTGGGATCCGGTTGATCGACTGGACAATCTGGACGCACAAGACGCTTATCTGGAAGCCGCATTTGAGGATGGAGATCCAGATGTCATTGTCGCTGCAATAGGCGACATTGCGCGTGCACGCGGCATGAGCGAGATCGCGGCAAAAGCCAATGTCAGCCGAGAAGTGATGTACAAATCGTTTCGAACAGGCGGCAATCCGACGCTCAACACTTTGTCCCATGTTGCTAAATCCCTCGGGTACAAGCTGGCAGTGCTCCCCGACCGGGACTGA
- a CDS encoding DUF6950 family protein: protein MRHKHWEQILAASLTNAQARPFVWGEHDCATWAFDLHRDLTDGPDHAALWRGRYRTRVGCGRVLHRLGWTSLEDGGRALLGEPLENARLAQRGALILGGAPEAFGVVIGAKAAFVAPEGLVRLSIATCRLAWRT, encoded by the coding sequence GTGAGGCATAAACATTGGGAACAGATCCTTGCTGCTTCGTTAACGAACGCTCAGGCACGTCCCTTCGTCTGGGGCGAGCACGACTGCGCCACCTGGGCCTTTGATCTGCACCGCGATCTGACGGACGGCCCGGATCATGCGGCACTCTGGCGGGGGCGGTATCGCACACGGGTCGGCTGCGGACGGGTGCTGCACCGCCTTGGCTGGACAAGCCTTGAAGACGGCGGGCGCGCTTTGTTGGGTGAACCGCTTGAAAATGCACGCCTCGCGCAGCGTGGCGCTTTGATCCTGGGCGGTGCGCCTGAAGCCTTTGGGGTCGTCATCGGCGCCAAGGCCGCTTTTGTAGCACCTGAAGGTCTGGTGCGCCTGTCTATTGCAACCTGCCGTCTCGCCTGGAGGACATGA
- a CDS encoding bactofilin family protein has translation MTYSNDTQSASPKPYIAPNREGAGLDKRRSALHDGIKITGDWTSDGIVDFGGTLTGDFTAQTLVLTKTGHISGNVHAETVTLEGSVEGKVVATTLIIKTSARVTADIVAHNITVEVGAHLEGRISMPAQASNP, from the coding sequence ATGACATATTCTAACGACACTCAATCTGCGTCACCAAAACCCTATATTGCCCCAAACAGAGAAGGTGCCGGGCTTGATAAGCGTCGATCAGCTTTACACGACGGCATCAAAATCACCGGCGACTGGACCAGTGATGGCATCGTGGATTTTGGAGGCACGCTCACGGGTGACTTTACCGCGCAAACCTTGGTGCTGACAAAAACCGGCCATATTAGTGGCAATGTGCATGCTGAGACCGTCACATTAGAAGGCAGTGTTGAGGGCAAGGTTGTAGCAACAACACTCATCATCAAAACAAGCGCTCGGGTCACAGCAGATATCGTGGCACACAACATTACAGTTGAAGTCGGGGCACACCTCGAAGGCCGCATCTCCATGCCGGCTCAGGCTTCCAATCCATGA
- a CDS encoding TIGR02594 family protein: MTPFDIARGYIGTTEGLGPANNPVVMEMYASVGHDWVEHDSVAWCAAFVGHCLEKAGMRSTRKLTARSYLDWGIPVDIADAQPGDIGVIPRGSSSWQGHVFFIDRIEGAWVWGLGGNQSDAVNVKRYPISKLLGVRRAGHVAPAVKMSVRDVQTRLKDLGYHDVGSIDGIIGPRTRAAILAFRDDAALPLVPIIDVALEEALTVAPHRTVGPERASGAPENSRIVTAANAQIGLGVLGAAGSITSQIAPALREAEQARDTASRIFALAGLEAWLAVALPWIGMVMFVGVIFYALKARSARIDDHRTGRTL, encoded by the coding sequence ATGACACCTTTTGACATTGCCCGCGGGTATATCGGCACCACTGAGGGCCTAGGCCCTGCAAACAACCCAGTCGTCATGGAGATGTACGCCTCGGTCGGTCACGATTGGGTGGAGCATGACTCTGTGGCGTGGTGCGCCGCCTTCGTTGGACATTGCTTGGAGAAGGCCGGCATGCGCTCGACGCGCAAGCTGACCGCGCGGTCCTATCTGGACTGGGGCATCCCGGTCGATATTGCGGATGCGCAGCCTGGCGATATCGGGGTCATACCTCGGGGGTCGTCCAGCTGGCAGGGTCATGTGTTCTTCATTGACCGGATTGAAGGTGCATGGGTCTGGGGCTTAGGCGGCAATCAGAGCGATGCGGTCAATGTAAAACGCTATCCCATCTCTAAGCTCTTGGGTGTGCGGCGCGCGGGTCATGTGGCGCCTGCCGTCAAGATGAGCGTCCGCGATGTGCAGACCCGTTTGAAGGATCTCGGATACCATGATGTCGGCAGCATCGACGGCATCATTGGTCCACGCACGCGCGCAGCGATTCTCGCGTTCCGCGATGACGCGGCACTGCCGCTGGTTCCGATCATTGATGTGGCGTTAGAGGAGGCTTTGACCGTGGCGCCGCATCGAACGGTGGGACCCGAACGAGCATCAGGCGCGCCAGAGAACAGCCGCATCGTGACGGCCGCGAATGCGCAAATCGGGCTCGGGGTTCTGGGGGCTGCAGGCTCCATCACCTCTCAGATCGCACCGGCCTTGCGTGAGGCCGAACAGGCCCGCGATACTGCATCGCGGATCTTTGCGCTCGCAGGTCTGGAGGCGTGGCTCGCCGTGGCCCTGCCTTGGATCGGGATGGTGATGTTTGTCGGTGTAATCTTTTATGCGCTAAAGGCGCGCTCCGCCCGCATTGACGATCACCGGACAGGACGCACGCTATGA
- a CDS encoding phage tail tube protein, translating to MARAQGARSQMALAFETTYGTPPAGGYTKMPFASTSLGAEQPLQTSELLGYGRDPQAPIKDAVTADGDVVIPIDAEAFGFWLKAAFGAPTTTGADSRYTHEFRSGNWALPSFSVETGMPEVPRYAMYSGCMVDSLNWQMARSGLLTATASIVAQGEEIATSTTAGTPATIALKRFGHFNGSITRNGANLGNVVSADLTYANNLDRIETIRADGKIDGADPSIAALTGNVVVRFADQTLVTQAINGEACELAFSYTLPTGENLTVTAHAVYLPRPRIEISGPQGVQATFDWQAASDPLVGRMCTVTLTNDREEY from the coding sequence ATGGCACGAGCCCAAGGGGCGCGGTCGCAGATGGCGCTTGCGTTTGAGACCACGTATGGCACGCCGCCGGCAGGCGGCTACACGAAGATGCCCTTCGCCAGTACGTCGCTGGGGGCGGAGCAACCGCTGCAGACCTCGGAGCTTCTGGGCTATGGGCGCGATCCGCAGGCGCCGATCAAGGATGCCGTGACGGCGGACGGGGACGTCGTGATCCCGATTGATGCGGAAGCTTTCGGGTTCTGGCTGAAGGCGGCGTTTGGAGCGCCTACAACGACGGGCGCTGACTCACGCTATACCCACGAGTTCCGCTCTGGAAACTGGGCACTGCCGAGCTTCTCGGTTGAGACTGGCATGCCGGAGGTGCCGCGCTATGCCATGTATTCCGGCTGTATGGTGGACAGCCTCAACTGGCAGATGGCGCGATCGGGCTTGCTGACGGCAACTGCGAGCATCGTGGCACAGGGCGAGGAGATCGCCACCAGTACCACCGCAGGCACGCCCGCCACTATTGCGCTGAAACGCTTCGGTCACTTCAACGGGTCGATTACGCGGAACGGGGCGAATCTTGGCAATGTCGTGTCCGCTGACCTGACCTATGCCAACAACCTTGATCGTATCGAGACGATCCGCGCTGATGGCAAGATCGACGGTGCGGATCCCTCGATCGCGGCACTCACCGGCAATGTCGTTGTGCGCTTTGCCGATCAAACGCTGGTGACACAAGCGATCAACGGCGAGGCCTGTGAGCTTGCGTTCTCATACACACTGCCCACCGGTGAAAACCTCACCGTCACTGCGCACGCCGTCTATCTGCCACGTCCCCGGATCGAGATCTCGGGCCCACAAGGCGTGCAGGCCACCTTCGATTGGCAGGCGGCGAGTGACCCGCTGGTGGGCCGCATGTGTACCGTCACACTGACCAACGACCGCGAGGAGTACTGA
- a CDS encoding type II toxin-antitoxin system RelE/ParE family toxin produces the protein MYYITHMIEVRQTETFAKWRAGLKDIRAAARIDVRIRRLSLGHFGDAKTVGGRVSELRIDYGPGYRIYFTRIGDQIVVLLCAGSKARQNADIRRAQHIVKELDDDT, from the coding sequence GTGTATTATATTACACACATGATTGAAGTTCGCCAAACCGAGACATTCGCAAAATGGCGCGCAGGCCTAAAAGACATCCGTGCTGCGGCACGGATTGATGTGCGGATCCGCCGATTGAGCTTGGGACACTTTGGCGACGCCAAAACCGTTGGCGGGCGCGTCAGCGAGTTGCGCATTGATTATGGACCTGGATACAGGATCTATTTTACCCGTATCGGGGATCAGATCGTCGTTCTGCTATGCGCTGGCAGTAAAGCACGGCAAAATGCCGATATTCGGCGCGCACAACACATCGTAAAGGAGCTCGACGATGACACTTAA
- a CDS encoding host specificity protein J — protein MPPVVLGAVALGGAAIAAGGVAAAFAATGLVGFAAQFGASMLLSAAAQALMPTPSLGQMEMKARTVTVREPVMPRELVYGRTRKGGVIVFLHSTGAKDKDLHLVVVLAAHRIKSIGAIYFEGEEAVDVSGAALGRWAGKAAVETRLGTEDQSAFAGLIAAAPEHWTDAHRLAGCAAIYLRLTYDADAFPGGIPNITVDLEGKADIFDPRTGQEGYTDNAALCVADYMAHATYGIGAVIGGADGIETDSLIEAANICDEAVPLATGGTERRYTCNGVVSLSETPKTIIEAMLTAMAGRCIWQAGQWRMRAGAYRVPETTISADDVRDGGMTLTTRQSRASNFNAVRGQFVSPDNSWQPDDFPAYASEAYRLEDNGERVWRDISLPFTISASMAQRLAKIELERARRQMSLKVAGKLKAWRVAAGETTYVHYARWGFGGAALPEGKPFDVEAVRLDLSQVGPGPRLAPDLLLRETSPLIYDWDASEEQIYAAAPRTALPTAFDIAPPGAPQITEQLYVTRDGSAVKVLARIAWEAAASGFVDTYQVETRRNGGDGGDWLDRGRTSGTRMELRDIQPGQWDVRIKAISVLGVSSSWREGALEIVGLTAPPAALTGLTIQSAGGLAVLKWQRSIDVDVRVGGNVIIRHSKEMAATWANSTLMDRVSGGEAIAVVPLKPGTYLLRAEDSEGRIGPVSTVSTKGVQILSFAQLNTLAAEPAFAGTKTNLETVSGTLKLVSAPDASGRPEVAALEGLYAFGDRLDFGALKRVRLRSDILVGASALSDYIDDRMTSIDVWADFDGSEGADIDVVLEVRETDDDPADANPVWGPWGRIDNSEIEAHAVEARAWLRTSDPAFTPIVSELRLIADEVA, from the coding sequence ATGCCACCCGTGGTTTTAGGTGCTGTCGCCCTCGGGGGCGCTGCCATTGCGGCAGGCGGTGTTGCCGCGGCTTTTGCCGCCACGGGTCTGGTCGGCTTTGCCGCCCAGTTCGGGGCGTCGATGCTCTTATCAGCGGCAGCCCAAGCCTTGATGCCCACGCCCAGCCTTGGCCAGATGGAAATGAAGGCCCGCACGGTGACAGTGCGCGAGCCGGTGATGCCCCGCGAACTGGTCTATGGCCGCACGCGCAAAGGCGGCGTGATCGTGTTCCTCCATTCCACAGGAGCAAAGGACAAAGACCTGCATCTGGTTGTGGTGCTGGCCGCGCACCGCATCAAATCCATCGGGGCGATCTATTTTGAGGGCGAAGAGGCCGTTGATGTGTCAGGGGCGGCCCTGGGCCGATGGGCGGGCAAGGCTGCCGTGGAAACCCGCCTCGGGACTGAGGATCAATCCGCCTTTGCGGGGCTCATTGCGGCGGCGCCGGAGCATTGGACGGATGCTCACCGGCTTGCAGGCTGTGCGGCAATCTATCTGCGGCTCACCTATGATGCAGATGCCTTTCCGGGCGGCATTCCCAACATCACCGTGGATCTCGAGGGCAAGGCTGATATCTTTGATCCTCGGACGGGTCAGGAGGGTTACACCGACAATGCGGCCCTCTGTGTGGCCGATTACATGGCCCATGCAACCTATGGCATCGGGGCCGTGATCGGCGGTGCGGACGGGATCGAGACCGACAGTCTTATTGAGGCGGCGAATATTTGTGACGAGGCTGTGCCATTGGCCACCGGTGGGACCGAGCGGCGTTATACCTGCAATGGTGTGGTCTCGCTTTCGGAGACGCCCAAGACTATTATCGAGGCGATGCTCACCGCCATGGCAGGCCGCTGCATCTGGCAAGCGGGCCAATGGCGCATGCGGGCGGGGGCTTACCGGGTGCCAGAAACGACGATCAGCGCCGATGATGTCCGCGATGGTGGCATGACGCTGACCACACGGCAAAGCCGCGCGTCGAATTTTAATGCGGTGCGGGGCCAGTTCGTGAGCCCTGACAACAGCTGGCAGCCGGATGACTTCCCGGCCTATGCCAGTGAGGCCTACCGGTTGGAGGACAATGGAGAGCGGGTCTGGCGGGATATCTCGCTGCCGTTCACGATCTCCGCCTCCATGGCGCAGCGGTTGGCGAAAATTGAGCTAGAGCGCGCACGGCGCCAAATGAGCCTCAAGGTGGCGGGCAAACTGAAGGCCTGGCGCGTGGCGGCTGGAGAAACAACATATGTGCACTACGCCCGTTGGGGGTTTGGCGGCGCGGCTCTGCCCGAGGGCAAGCCCTTTGACGTTGAAGCGGTGCGGCTGGATCTCAGCCAAGTTGGACCGGGCCCGCGTCTGGCGCCAGACCTCCTCTTGCGAGAAACCTCTCCCCTCATTTACGACTGGGATGCTTCGGAAGAACAGATTTATGCGGCAGCCCCACGCACAGCGCTGCCCACGGCCTTTGATATCGCCCCACCGGGTGCGCCGCAGATCACGGAACAGCTTTACGTCACACGCGACGGCTCGGCGGTGAAAGTCCTGGCGCGGATCGCCTGGGAGGCAGCAGCCTCGGGGTTCGTGGACACTTATCAAGTGGAGACGCGTAGGAATGGAGGGGATGGAGGTGACTGGCTGGACCGGGGTCGAACATCCGGCACGAGGATGGAGTTGCGCGACATCCAGCCGGGCCAATGGGACGTGCGGATCAAGGCGATCTCGGTGCTCGGGGTCTCCTCAAGCTGGCGTGAAGGGGCTTTGGAGATCGTGGGACTGACAGCGCCACCGGCTGCCCTGACCGGACTGACGATCCAATCCGCGGGCGGACTCGCCGTGCTGAAATGGCAGCGATCCATTGATGTGGATGTGCGCGTGGGCGGTAATGTCATTATCCGCCACAGCAAGGAAATGGCGGCCACCTGGGCGAACTCCACGCTGATGGACCGTGTCTCAGGCGGTGAGGCGATTGCGGTCGTGCCGCTCAAACCCGGGACCTATCTTCTACGCGCCGAAGACAGCGAGGGCCGGATTGGTCCTGTCAGCACGGTGAGCACCAAGGGGGTGCAAATCCTGAGCTTTGCGCAGCTCAATACGCTGGCGGCAGAGCCGGCTTTTGCCGGGACAAAGACCAATCTTGAAACGGTTAGCGGAACCTTGAAGCTTGTGAGCGCGCCTGATGCAAGCGGCCGGCCTGAAGTTGCGGCCCTTGAGGGGCTCTATGCCTTTGGCGATCGCCTTGATTTTGGGGCGCTCAAGCGTGTGCGGCTGCGCTCGGATATTCTGGTCGGGGCCTCGGCGCTGTCGGATTACATCGATGACCGCATGACGTCCATTGATGTTTGGGCCGACTTTGATGGCTCCGAGGGCGCCGACATCGATGTGGTACTCGAGGTCCGGGAAACCGATGATGATCCAGCGGATGCAAACCCCGTCTGGGGACCCTGGGGGCGGATCGACAACAGTGAAATCGAGGCGCACGCGGTTGAGGCACGCGCCTGGCTTAGGACCAGTGATCCGGCCTTTACGCCGATCGTCTCGGAATTGCGGCTGATAGCGGATGAGGTGGCCTAG